CACGGTTTTATCGTCGTAGGCGAGTTGGTTGATCGTGGGAGGGCACAGCGTGTCGGCAAAAAAtgggaaaaagaaaatgaATGAGCCAGAGACCATGAAACCGttgtttttttatattcCATTGCTAATCGACCGGCCTCTATGACCCAAGTTCGAATGTCGACGTCCATTTCGTCCACTCGTAGTGCAGAATTCCCCATACACCAGACCGAAAAGCAAATGCCGTAAACGCTCCTCTCCCGTCGTGAATGCTCCCTTAAACTTCAGCAATCTCCCTCAATCGTCGCAGAGTTGAGCGcatggcagcggcggcgggggtGCTACATGCTCAGTTAGTACAACAGACTCCAACTTGTTTGATGTATTCCCCCTTCGTGGTCAACTCTCGACGACAAGGCTGGGTAGAATTCATGGTGAAACGTACGCAACAACGTAGGCACCGCCAGCGATGGTGCGATTGCAGCCCTTGCAGTTCCAGATACCGGTGGAGTGGCGCTTGACGGTGACCTTGCCGCAGAAAGTGCAGGTGTACTTGGCGTGCTGGGTGatttccatcttcttcacctgCTTTCGCAGGGAAGCACCGTAACTATACGACAAGGTTAGTTTTGTTGTCTTGCAAGTTCAATCTCGGTAGTTGGCGGGGCGAGGGCGGCAGTCGTGTCGGTTGTCATGGCTGTGGCATAATTTGTTGTGGTTGGTGACGGTAAACTTCCGAGGCGAATGATATCCAAAATTTCCCATCACCTCCCAACTCCTTTATAACCAGCCGTGTCCGAACCTTCTTGGAGCTTTGCAAAATCGAGTGTCGGGCGTCGTGGGATATTCGTGTGGACGGGAGGATAATTTCTGGCAACTTACCGGGTACCGTATTTACCGCTGCAGTCGTAGTTAGCAATTGAAAAGCAATACGCGGGCATGTTGAATATGTTTATACGTACGTGACACCGACCTTCTTCGTGCGCTTGGTCATCTTGATTGATGTGTGAGGGTTGTCGTTGGggtggaagacgacgagtGACGGGAAGTGTTTGATGCTTGACCTCGATTGCGGCTGCGGCTACCGAAAATGTGCTGGAGTTGTGATTTTCCTTAGGGCAAGCACGTGAGCTTGGCGGGCCAAGCGAAAATGCTCTCAAGTTCCACATTTCTGTGTAAATTggcctttattttttttgtacTCCGCATAAATCACATGATCAATCAGGTGACAATCTGCTCGACAGCGGGACCCGCAACCTAGCCTCGATCTAGCTAGTCAACGGCGGAGTTTCCTCTAGAACCTTTTTGATTCTCCGCTGAGTTATCATTGGGGTGAGCTGACTCTGCGGCGGCATGTTACTTGGGTAGCTAAACTGCAACGCGCAGCTGAGAAGTAAACATCAACCTGCGCTATTTGAACCTTGGCCCATTATCAACTTCTGTCCTGTTTTCTGGCAACTCCCCGCTTATTCAATTCGACGGCCCACGGCCGGGGGTGGGGCGCCGGACTACGTATTCACCATCACAAGCAAGGCAGCCACCTCGAGTCAGGACAACTTGACCTCATCGCCCGCTGCTGGGATATTTAAAGTCCGCAGTTCAATCGCTATTATTTAAGACACCCATTCTAATAACCGAGATTTTAAAACAGCCTTCCACGGCATAAACTTCTTCTgttgtgtttttttgtttggaTTTGCACTCGTCTCTGAACCCCTGTGATCCATTACGCCATCAATCACCAGCTTCCGGCTTTGATATTGCAATAATGGCTTTCAAAAACCATGGCCGTCAGTATGACTTGGTCGTCTTTGGAGCTACTGGTAAGCGTGGCCGCGATAAGCTGGTCATTTTTGTAGTTGTGGAAAAAGGCCATGATGCTAATGGCAGCCTGAACAGGATATACCGGCCAATTAACAGCCGAGCATGTCGCCAAGTTTCTCCCAACGAATCTGAAATGGGCTGTGGCTGGACGGTCAGAATCCAAGCTTCAGAGCGTAGTTGAGGAATGCAAGAAGCTTAATCCTGACCGTTTGCCACCCAGTATGTCTAATCTTGGCCTCTTGTTCCGTGCTTTTCAGAACATCTCGGTGTAGCCGCCACTGGTATCAGCTCTAACAAGCTCTTAGGCATTGAGATTGCAAATACAAACGATGAATCTCAATTAGAAGCTCTGATCAAAAAGACCTTTATTTTCATCACCACCGTTGGTCCCTACTGCGTGTATGGCGAACCAATTTTCAGACTCTGCGCCGAGACTGGCACCCACTATCTCGATTGCACCGGCGAGGCTCCCTGGGTTGCTCGCATGATTAAAAAGTATGAAAGCACGGCGAAGGACTCTGGAGCCATCATGATACCTCAGTCAGGAATAGAGTCTGCGCCGCCTGACCTAATATCGTGGGCCATGGCGCAACATGTGCGGACAGAATTGGATGCTCCTACCAAGGACGTTGTTGTTACTATTCATAAGCTCAAGTGCGTTTTGCGCGTCTCCAGAAACACTCCCTTATCCTAACTATCAGCAGTTCTGCTCCCTCGGGTGGTACTCTAGCTACGGTGTTAGTTCTCTTTGAAAAGTTCTCCTTGAAAGAGGTTATTGAATCCACGAAGCCGTTTGCGACATCTCCAATTCCTTATACCTCCGGCGCGAAACCGCAAAAGGGACTCCTCCAAAGCATTCTGGGTGTCACATCACGACCAAATCTGGGTCTTCTTACTACATCTATTGCTGGAACGACAGATCAGACCGTTGTTACCAGAACATGGGGCCTCTTACATGAGATTCCCAGTAGGAAGAAGGAATTCTATGGGCCTAGGTTTACTTGGAGTGAATACTTCAAAGCTAGAAATTGGCTCCATGGGATCGGTATTCACTTTGCGCTAGCCATTGGAAGCTTCTTCCTGGTATTCGTGCCCCCCGTCCGGAGTCTCGTGAAAAGATTCATCTACCAGCCAGGAGAGGGTGTCAGCAGGGAAGACatggaaaaggaagaggtAGAGTTTCGTGGTACTGCCACGCCCGACATTGAGAGCAATCCATCTCAAAAACAAGCCTTCTGCCGTGCCTGGTTCCACGGCAGTTTGTACATGCGTAAGTGCCCATCACGGCTGACGCCTAGAAATGTGAAATTGTGTTGCTGACTGACATGTGCGTCATAGTGACAGGGTTGTTTCTCGCCGAGGCTGCATTAACCATTCTTGAAGATGACCTTGATTTGGGAGGTGGTGTATTCACTCCCGCGTGCTTGGGACAAAAGTATCTTGATCGTGTGAATGATGCTGGCTTCAAAATTGAAGTCAGGACTGTTGAGGGCTAATCTGCGTCAGCTGGGGTGTCACATGTACTGATATTTGAACATTTGCGTCAACCTTGTGACAGGGTCGTTGCCCGGTCAAGTGCGAGCATGATGCTATCAGAACTGGCTTTATTGGCATTATTTCTTGCGTTTCTTGTTCTGTCATCGGAGGCAATAGTAACTTTGGCCAATTTCCTGTATTACCCTACGTATAATCTAGGTTTGCAGCTGGTCGTACGAAACTGAATACCCTCCTCAGCTCTAACACACCGGGCTGTCCTCATGGGTCAGGATGACAATTTGCTTGCATAACAGCCGGTGCCGCCAACGCATACTGTGGAATACCATTCGCCACAAATAACGGTGCTAACGAAGTCTTGTGAGTATGATGCGTAGCTACTGGTCATTGTTAAATACCGCTTTCTGCAATAGTAATTGCGTTTGGCGCAGAATGTAGATTTCTGGCTCGTTGGCTACCAAGCACCCAAGTAGTTGTTAGCTTATCACTTGAGCTAAATGCGCGTAGAAATAAACGCTTCGTAAAACTGCCCTTGGTCCATGGTCATCGACAATGCGACATGGTACCGACAAAAAGGACTCAAAATAACAAGGTGCGCATGCTTATCCGCAAGTCGCGTAATGGAGTACGTTGTAtttcgtacggagtagccattGGGCTTGGCCAAACACTCAAGCCTCAACCTCACAACCTACGTAGCCCAAAATTAACCAGGGCCATTGAGCATTCATCCTCCCGCAATCAACATGGGAAAAAACGATAAAAAAGGCGCCGAAAAGTCCGCTGGTAAGGGCAAAGGGGCGGACAAAGAATcgggcggcaaaggcaagggAGCACAAGCCATCAACGTGCGGCACATTTTGGTGAGTATCGCGGCCAGATCCATCATTCGAGGCACAGCTCTAACCTCGAGATGCGCCAAAGTGCGAGAAGCAcgccaaaaaagaagaggcTCTTGCCAAGCTCAATGATGGCGTCAAATTTGATGAAGTAGCGCGCAATTACTCAGAGGACAAAGCGAGACAAGGTTTGCCACAGCCAATTACtagccatcatcatcatcataaAATCGACAGCACGATCCAGCTGACAGCATGCTCAATTACCACAGGAGGCGCACTGGGATGGAAAACCAAGGGTAGCCTGGACCCAAAGTTTGAGGAAGCGGCGTTTGCCCTGGAGCCTAGTACGACAAATAATCCCAAGATTGCCGAAGCCAAGACGGAATTTGGCTATCATATCATCATGGTAAGCTTCTGACAGATCTGGAGAATCCCTCACAAGATGACTTGTTATTCATTGACAATCGGGGCAGGTTGAGGGACGCAAGTAGTTTACAATCATAACGATACGACAGTCACATAAATCACACATTCGCAAAGACTATGAATATGAAATACCATGTTGTGAAGCTGAAActtttgtctctttttttattattcttttccTCATGCCAAGGCCTGTGTCACACTGAGACCTGAACCCATCCTGAACCCAGCTGAAGTGCCTAGAGTACAACCGCAAGTGTCGTGTCCGGCGGTCTTGAAACACCAAGTCCGCACCTCTATTACCCTTCAAAATTCAACGCCGTATCGTGAACATGTAAATAACTTTACGAAGGCTGAGAAGTCTGGAAGTAGTTGAGGAGGATGGAGCGCTCTTGCGACTCCTCACCCCAGTCCTTGACCACGACGCAAGAGCAGTTGACAACCTTGCGGGCGTTGCCCTCACGGTCAAGAACGCCTGTCATGCGATAGTTAGCAAGAAATTGCCCTTCCCTCCTTCTGAGCGCATCGACACCGAGAGCTGTGGTTTTTAGGAATTCACATACAGAGACCGGCCCACTCGCCAAGCTGCTTGCCATCCTGAACCTTGATCAGGGGAATCTTATGCTCATCACAGAGGGCGGCAACAAGCTTCTTGTAGGCATCCTCCTCGCAGTTCTCGTTCAGGACACACATGTGAGCCTGGCGACGGTCGAGAGCCTTGGAAGCCTCGCGGAGACCGCGGGCGAGGCCATCGTGCATGAGAGCCAGCTTCAGAACACCCTTGAGGGCGTCCAGAACGGACATCTGGCCCTTGGGGGCATCGGCCGAaacctcaacctcctcgGAGACTTCGGGGGCGTTGTTCTCTTCTACGTCCGACTACAAGTTGAGCAACATGTTAGCAATTGTTCGTTTTTTTCGATCAAGCCAAGTTCGAGTCGACTGTGTGTGACGGCGGGGTGCGATGCGCTGCTTGCAATATCCTGCCTTCCAAGACATAAATTCGCGAAGGACCGGCTCGTGTAAGATTTTTTAGAAATACTAACCATCTTGAGTGTTTATCTTGTCGGGCGATCCTCGAAGATTTCAAGTGTTTGGTTAAAGGGAAAAAGTAAGTGACGGAAGTTTCGTCGTGAGGGTGGTGGGCTTGGAGGGACGGACGGTCCAAACGAGGATTTGCCGAAATCCCTGGTGGCCAAGTGCGTGGTGCGTGATGGTTTAGGGCATTTTTACGTGCACGGACCACCAGGGCACACGAAATCGCTCCAAGTGGCCCCACCCACCAGCGAAACTGCTCCCAGCCTGTGTGCACGacgctttttttttacgaCTCTCACGACAGTCTCGCCATCCATCCAGAGCCGACAAAGCAACCGCTGAGGTATGTAGAATTCTTGCAAGCACTGACAGCGATTCGGAATCCAGCAGGATGATGCCTCTTATCGTGGTTGGGGAGAGCAATCCTGGGCGCCGCGACGGGTGAGGACGTGATTTGTGCTGGCAATGCTGTCGAAATACGTCGAGAACCTGGTCGCGGGACGCCCTCGATACGCTTCTCCTCTTCGAAAATGAGCGGCAGAACCCTCCTCGATAATTGATCCCTGGAGGGCACTCTTCTTGCTCACGACCACGCGAGGCTAACACCGATTTTTCTTTGGCAGATACCTCATTTCCAGCTCGACTTGAGAATCTCCGTACAACACCGCCAAAATGGTTCGCACTTCCGTTCTCCACGACGCCctcaactccatcaacaATGCCGAGAAGACCGGCAAGCGTCAGGTCCTGATCCGACCTAGCTCCAAGGTCATCGTCAAGTTCCTCCAGGTCATGCAGCGCCACGGTACGTAACCCGCCACAAGACGACAACTTGGGCTTTTCTCTCCTGCACGCGGATGGATCCCTTGACCACCATCATTCGGCATGATAACTAGGGCGACGGTCTTTTTACGCACCACGGCCCAGCCCCTATAAGTTGCCGATAAATTGAAGTCCTGCGGTGGTCTTGGGTCTGTCTGCGAACCGGGGAGAATTTCCCCTGTCCATTCCAAGTCAATATATCCGAGTCTTGTCGCAACATCGCTAAAACATTGTTCTGTGCAGGATACATTGGTGAATTCGAGGAAGTCGACGATCATCGCTCTGGCAAGATTGTCGTTCAGCTGAACGGCCGTCTCAACAAGACTGGTGTCATCTCGCCCCGATACAACGTCCGTCTGGCTGATCTCGAGA
The DNA window shown above is from Metarhizium brunneum chromosome 1, complete sequence and carries:
- the RPL43 gene encoding 60S ribosomal protein eL43 encodes the protein MTKRTKKVGVTGKYGTRYGASLRKQVKKMEITQHAKYTCTFCGKVTVKRHSTGIWNCKGCNRTIAGGAYVVATPAAAAMRSTLRRLREIAEV
- the Sccpdh gene encoding Saccharopine dehydrogenase-like oxidoreductase yields the protein MAFKNHGRQYDLVVFGATGYTGQLTAEHVAKFLPTNLKWAVAGRSESKLQSVVEECKKLNPDRLPPSIEIANTNDESQLEALIKKTFIFITTVGPYCVYGEPIFRLCAETGTHYLDCTGEAPWVARMIKKYESTAKDSGAIMIPQSGIESAPPDLISWAMAQHVRTELDAPTKDVVVTIHKLNSAPSGGTLATVLVLFEKFSLKEVIESTKPFATSPIPYTSGAKPQKGLLQSILGVTSRPNLGLLTTSIAGTTDQTVVTRTWGLLHEIPSRKKEFYGPRFTWSEYFKARNWLHGIGIHFALAIGSFFLVFVPPVRSLVKRFIYQPGEGVSREDMEKEEVEFRGTATPDIESNPSQKQAFCRAWFHGSLYMLTGLFLAEAALTILEDDLDLGGGVFTPACLGQKYLDRVNDAGFKIEVRTVEG
- the PIN4 gene encoding Peptidyl-prolyl cis-trans isomerase is translated as MGKNDKKGAEKSAGKGKGADKESGGKGKGAQAINVRHILCEKHAKKEEALAKLNDGVKFDEVARNYSEDKARQGGALGWKTKGSLDPKFEEAAFALEPSTTNNPKIAEAKTEFGYHIIMVEGRK
- the RPS12 gene encoding 40S ribosomal protein eS12, which gives rise to MSDVEENNAPEVSEEVEVSADAPKGQMSVLDALKGVLKLALMHDGLARGLREASKALDRRQAHMCVLNENCEEDAYKKLVAALCDEHKIPLIKVQDGKQLGEWAGLCVLDREGNARKVVNCSCVVVKDWGEESQERSILLNYFQTSQPS
- the crp-27 gene encoding 40S ribosomal protein uS8; translation: MVRTSVLHDALNSINNAEKTGKRQVLIRPSSKVIVKFLQVMQRHGYIGEFEEVDDHRSGKIVVQLNGRLNKTGVISPRYNVRLADLEKWVVKLLPARQFGYVILTTSAGIMDHEEARRKHVAGKIIGFFY